A window of Corythoichthys intestinalis isolate RoL2023-P3 chromosome 14, ASM3026506v1, whole genome shotgun sequence contains these coding sequences:
- the copa gene encoding coatomer subunit alpha: MLTKFETKSARVKGLSFHPKRPWVLASLHNGVIQLWDYRMCTLIDKFDEHDGPVRGIDFHKQQPLFVSGGDDYKIKVWNYKLRRCLFTLLGHLDYIRTTFFHHEYPWILSASDDQTIRIWNWQSRTCVCVLTGHNHYVMCAQFHPSEDLVVSASLDQTVRVWDISGLRKKNLSPGAVETEVRGISGVDLFGASDAVVKHVLEGHDRGVNWAAFHPSMPLIVSGADDRQVKIWRMNESKAWELDTCRGHYNNVSCAVFHPRQELILSNSEDKSIRVWDMSKRTGVQTFRRDHDRFWVLGAHPNLNLFAAGHDSGMIVFKLERERPAYAVHGNMLYYVKERFLRQLDFNSSKDTAVMQLRSGSKFPVFSMSYNPAENAVLLCTRATNLENSTYDLYSIPKESDSQNPDAPEGKRSSGLTAVWVARNRFAVLDRMHSLLIKNLKNEIVKKVQVPSCEEIFYAGTGSLLLRDADGVTLFDVQQKRSLATVKIAKVKYVVWSADTSHVALLAKHAIMICNRKLESLCNIHENIRVKSGAWDESGVFIYTTSNHIKYALTSGDHGIIRTLDLPIYVTRVRGNSVYCLDRECRPRVLTIDPTEYRFKLALVNRKYDEVLHMVRNAKLVGQSIIAYLQKKGYPEVALHFVKDEKTRFSLALECGNIEVALEAAKALDERSCWERLGEAALLQGHHQVVEMCYQRTKNFDKLTFLYLITGNLAKLRKMMKIAEIRKDMSGHYQAALYLGDVSERVRILKNCGQKSLAYLTAATHGLDEEAEALKETFDPEKETLPEVDANAQLLQPPPPINPLDTNWPLLTVSKGFFEGAIAAKGKAGQMAADLDMDATGAEGWGDDAELQLDEDGFMDAQDAFGEEGGAKEDGGGWEVEEDLDLPPELDLPAGAGGSAEDGFFVPPTKGMSPTQMWCNNSQLPVDHILAGSFETAMRLLHDQVGVVNFGPYKPLFMQTLSRGRTCYLALPSLPCLRGNPQRNWKDCGAKQGLPAVGLRLADLIARLQQCYQLTTSGRFEEAVERFRAILLSVPLLVVDNKQEIAEAQQLITICKEYIVGLTMETERKKLPKETLDQQKRLCEMAAYFTHCNLQPVHMVLVLRTALNLFFKLRNFKTAAGFARRLLELGPKPDVAQQTRKIMAACEKNLTDTHQLNYDPHNPFDLCAASFVPLYRGRPVEKCPLSGACYCPTYKGQVCRVTQVTEIGKDVIGLRVSPLQFR; this comes from the exons ATGTTGACAAAGTTTGAAACCAAGTCGGCCCGTGTTAAAG GCCTCAGTTTCCACCCGAAAAGGCCGTGGGTTCTTGCGAGTTTGCATAATGGGGTCATCCAGCTGTGGGACTATCGCATGTGCACGCTCATTGACAAGTTTGATGAGCATGATG GTCCTGTTCGAGGAATTGATTTCCACAAACAGCAGCCACTGTTTGTGTCCGGAGGAGATGACTACAAAATCAAG GTGTGGAACTACAAGCTGAGACGCTGCCTTTTCACATTACTAGGACACCTGGATTACATCAGGACCACCTTCTTTCATCAT GAGTACCCTTGGATCCTGAGCGCCTCCGACGACCAGACCATTCGCATCTGGAACTGGCAGTCCAGAACTTGTGTCTG TGTGCTGACGGGCCACAACCACTACGTCATGTGTGCCCAGTTCCATCCCTCAGAGGACCTGGTGGTGTCGGCCAGCCTGGACCAGACTGTGCGAGTGTGGGATATCTCCG GTTTGCGAAAGAAGAACTTGTCGCCTGGCGCCGTGGAGACCGAGGTCCGCGGCATCTCCGGCGTCGACCTGTTTGGCGCCTCCGACGCAGTCGTCAAGCACGTGCTTGAG GGTCATGACCGAGGGGTCAACTGGGCCGCTTTTCACCCCAGCATGCCTCTCATCGTGTCGGGCGCTGACGACAGGCAGGTCAAGATctggaggatgaatg AGTCCAAAGCATGGGAGCTTGACACTTGCCGTGGCCACTACAACAACGTCTCCTGTGCCGTGTTCCACCCACGCCAGGAGCTCATCCTGTCCAACTCTGAGGACAAGAGTATTAGAGTGTGGGACATGTCCAAAAGGACCGGTGTGCAGACTTTCCGTCGGGACCACGACCGCTTCTGGGTGCTTGGTGCACACCCCAACCTCAACCTCTTTGCTGCGG GACATGACAGCggcatgattgtgttcaaactggAGCGCGAGCGTCCTGCATACGCGGTCCATGGTAACATGCTCTATTATGTCAAGGAGCGCTTCCTGCGCCAGCTGGACTTTAACAGCAGCAAGGACACTGCCGTCATGCAGCTGCGCAG TGGTTCCAAGTTTCCAGTGTTCAGCATGTCGTACAACCCCGCTGAGAATGCAGTGCTGCTCTGCACT AGGGCGACCAACCTCGAGAACAGCACTTATGACCTGTATTCCATTCCCAAAGAGAGCGACTCTCAGAACCCTGATG CGCCCGAAGGGAAGAGGTCCTCTGGTTTGACAGCCGTGTGGGTGGCAAGAAACAGATTTGCCGTCCTGGATCGCATGCACTCT CTGCTGATTAAGAACCTGAAGAATGAGATTGTGAAGAAAGTGCAGGTGCCAAGCTGCGAGGAGATCTTTTACGCCGGCACTGGCTCGCTGCTGCTACGCGACGCCGACGGTGTGACGCTGTTCGACGTACAGCAGAAGCGCTCGCTGGCCACCGTCAAGATTGCTAAGGTCAAATATGTGGTGTGGAGTGCCGACACCAGTCACGTGGCGCTGTTGGCCAAGCACG CCATTATGATCTGCAACCGCAAGCTCGAGAGCCTCTGCAATATTCACGAGAACATCAGAGTAAAGAGCGGCGCCTGGGATGAGAGCGGCGTCTTCATTTACACCACATCCAACCACATCAAATACGCCCTCACCTCAGG CGATCACGGCATCATCAGGACGCTGGATCTGCCCATTTACGTGACCCGTGTGCGAGGCAACAGCGTGTACTGTTTGGACAGAGAGTGCCGACCCCGCGTTCTCACCATCGATCCCACTGAGTACCGTTTTAAATTGGCCCTGGTTAACCGCAAATACGACGAG GTGCTTCACATGGTCCGTAACGCCAAGTTAGTGGGCCAGTCCATCATTGCCTATCTTCAGAAGAAGGGCTACCCCGAGGTGGCACTGCACTTTGTTAAAGACGAGAAGACTCGCTTTAGTTTGGCTTTAGAGTGTGGAAACATTGAG GTGGCGCTTGAGGCGGCCAAGGCACTGGACGAGCGCAGCTGCTGGGAGCGTCTGGGCGAAGCGGCGCTGCTGCAGGGCCACCATCAGGTGGTGGAGATGTGCTACCAGAGGACCAAGAATTTTGACAAGCTCACATTCCTTTACCTTATCACCGGCAATCTAGCTAAGCTACGCAAGATGATGAAAATTG CTGAGATTAGGAAAGACATGAGCGGCCATTACCAGGCAGCTCTCTACTTGGGAGATGTCAGCGAGAGAGTTCGCATCCTAAAGAACTGTGGGCAGA AGTCCTTAGCATACCTCACTGCTGCCACACACGGACTGGATGAAGAAGCAGAGGCCCTCAAAGAGACGTTTGATCCGGAGAAGGAGACT TTACCTGAAGTGGATGCCAATGCCCAGCTCCTGCAGCCACCACCACCCATCAACCCCCTTGACACTAACTGGCCCCTGCTCACTGTGTCTAAGGGCTTCTTTGAGGGAGCAATTGCAGCTAAAG GAAAGGCAGGTCAAATGGCCGCTGACCTGGATATGGACGCCACCGGAGCGGAGGGTTGGGGCGATGACGCCGAGCTTCAACTTGATGAGG ATGGCTTCATGGATGCCCAGGATGCCTTTGGAGAAGAGGGAGGTGCCAAAGAAGATGGAGGAGGTTGGGAAGTGGAGGAGGATCTGGACCTCCCACCAGAGCTG GACTTGCCAGCCGGCGCAGGAGGATCGGCAGAGGACGGCTTCTTCGTACCGCCCACCAAGGGAATGAGTCCCACGCAGATGTGGTGCAACAACTCGCAGCTGCCAGTAGACCACATCCTAGCGGGCTCCTTTGAGACTGCAATGAGA CTCCTCCACGACCAAGTTGGAGTGGTCAACTTCGGCCCGTACAAGCCGCTCTTCATGCAGACCCTGTCCAGGGGCCGCACCTGTTACCTGGCCCTGCCCTCTTTGCCATGCCTGAGGGGAAACCCCCAGAGAAATTGGAAGGACTGCGGGGCCAAGCAGGGGCTACCGGCCGTGGGTCTCCGTTTAGCCGACCTCATTGCCCGCCTGCAACAATGTTACCAGTTGACCACCTCCGGGCGCTTTGAAGAGGCCGTGGAACGCTTCAGGGCCATCCTGTTGTCGGTGCCACTGCTGGTCGTTGACAACAAGCAGGAGATTGCTGAA GCTCAGCAGTTGATCACCATTTGCAAGGAGTACATAGTGGGTCTGACTATGGAGACAGAGAGGAAGAAGCTTCCCAAAGAGACACTGGACCAACAGAAGAGGCTCTGCGAG ATGGCTGCCTACTTCACCCACTGCAACCTCCAGCCCGTCCACATGGTGCTGGTGTTGCGCACCGCTCTCAATCTTTTCTTCAAGCTGCGCAACTTTAAGACAGCCGCCGGTTTTGCACGCCGCCTGCTCGAGCTCGGCCCCAAACCCGACGTTGCGCAGCAG ACCCGGAAAATTATGGCAGCGTGTGAGAAGAACCTGACAGACACTCACCAGTTGAACTACGACCCTCACAATCCGTTCGACCTGTGCGCCGCCTCCTTCGTCCCCCTGTACCGCGGACGTCCCGTGGAGAAGTGCCCATTATCAGGGGCCTGCTACTGCCCCACGTATAAGGGCCAGGTGTGCAGGGTCACTCAG GTGACCGAGATCGGCAAGGATGTGATTGGCCTGCGGGTTAGTCCACTTCAGTTTCGTTGA